In Vibrio tritonius, the following are encoded in one genomic region:
- a CDS encoding NAD-dependent epimerase/dehydratase family protein: MKRITVIGSSGFIGSAVRNKFQLEGYDVYAPARHDLDFSLNLGIIIYCAGYGDCNRPNDVLDANINYLRDILDRANFEKLIYLSSTRVYMGSNSANESSDLVLEINDNRKLFNLTKLVAEDLCLNSNKNTIVVRPSNVYGLALNSSLFLPSIIKDAINKNVVNMYVDKTYSKDYVSVLDVVDIIFRLSMTNNEFEVYNIASGENVTAEDIASILVSNTGCKVIWHDNNVTDVFPVTSISRLKYEFNYKPSCVLSDLKMMILDYKREIGRDYCI; this comes from the coding sequence ATGAAAAGAATCACAGTAATAGGTTCATCTGGCTTTATTGGAAGCGCGGTAAGAAATAAGTTCCAATTGGAAGGTTATGATGTTTATGCTCCCGCTCGTCATGATTTAGATTTTAGCCTAAATTTAGGAATTATTATATATTGTGCAGGATATGGTGATTGTAATAGACCTAATGATGTACTAGATGCCAATATAAATTATCTAAGAGATATTCTAGATCGAGCTAATTTCGAAAAATTGATTTATCTGTCTTCAACTAGAGTTTATATGGGGTCGAATAGTGCTAATGAATCTAGTGATCTTGTTTTAGAAATTAATGACAATCGAAAACTATTTAATTTGACAAAACTAGTTGCCGAGGATTTATGTCTAAATTCAAATAAGAATACGATAGTGGTTAGACCTTCAAATGTATATGGTTTAGCATTAAATAGTTCGCTCTTTTTACCATCAATAATAAAAGATGCTATAAACAAAAATGTTGTTAATATGTATGTTGATAAAACATATTCTAAAGATTATGTATCTGTTCTTGATGTTGTTGATATCATATTTAGATTATCAATGACTAATAATGAATTCGAAGTTTATAATATTGCTTCAGGTGAGAATGTTACAGCAGAGGATATTGCAAGTATCTTGGTATCAAACACAGGATGTAAAGTTATTTGGCATGATAATAATGTGACAGATGTATTTCCTGTAACATCAATTTCACGACTAAAATATGAATTTAATTATAAACCAAGTTGCGTATTGTCAGACCTAAAAATGATGATATTAGATTATAAGAGAGAAATCGGGAGAGACTATTGTATATAA
- a CDS encoding CatB-related O-acetyltransferase, which translates to MYIIKRLIKYLCSSLINIKLMLTKRNIKIGHGVYISNSSILHGDNLINDYCRLIDVELGRYSYVSPLSIIINTKIGRYCSIGPGTKIGLGLHPIDKLSTSPFIYNKSLFKEKRKDDFELVEIGNDVWIGANALVMGGVKIATGAVIGSGAVVTHDVEPYEIVVGVPAKVIKKRFNDEKIAELLSSEWWRNNPKDVLCE; encoded by the coding sequence TTGTATATAATTAAAAGATTAATTAAATACCTTTGCTCCTCTTTAATTAACATTAAATTAATGCTGACAAAGAGAAATATTAAAATTGGACATGGTGTGTATATTTCTAACTCATCTATATTACATGGTGACAATTTAATTAATGATTATTGCCGGCTCATTGATGTAGAACTCGGTCGCTATAGTTATGTATCACCACTCTCAATTATCATAAATACTAAGATTGGTCGATACTGCTCAATTGGTCCTGGTACAAAAATTGGCTTAGGTCTACATCCCATTGATAAACTATCAACATCACCTTTTATTTATAATAAAAGCTTATTTAAAGAGAAAAGAAAAGATGATTTTGAGTTAGTCGAAATTGGTAATGATGTCTGGATTGGGGCTAATGCGCTAGTCATGGGAGGGGTAAAAATTGCGACAGGTGCTGTTATTGGATCAGGAGCGGTTGTTACACATGATGTAGAGCCTTATGAAATAGTTGTCGGAGTTCCTGCTAAAGTAATAAAGAAAAGGTTCAATGATGAGAAAATAGCAGAGCTTTTAAGCTCCGAGTGGTGGAGAAATAACCCAAAGGATGTCTTGTGTGAGTAG
- a CDS encoding oligosaccharide flippase family protein produces the protein MTKNSLLFVISKLLGLILTFFTTALVARHLSVAEFGLYSIVKVVFSFVFVISCVVNDAYIISEMKDNPKNVVIINFIRHLLYILLSVIIFFYFDNNIIVISIMALYFFQLSNLGVARLNFSNSGKLILLINISSLFISLMISYFIYIYSHEMIISLLIVLPLFYFLLQVFCLFFTDVRKFYFLFLYRFKSSEIKENLLSVWPILITSLLILAYTRVDYIVISYYLTKIDLGIYAVSGQISEPFSFAISAYASSIIIKIKSIDDVEERNRYISSQLKYVHLYSIVLCIMFYFFGQYFISVFFGDKYLSSYIPAFILLFGKIFVFSNLFFSFIMIIDSKYKVRMVRTFYGIIVNIILNFILIPLFGIIGAAVATSLSQLITLTIINYCSVQTRDYFYVFINSFRLGK, from the coding sequence ATGACAAAAAATTCTTTATTATTTGTGATATCTAAACTACTAGGGTTAATATTAACGTTTTTTACCACGGCTCTAGTTGCGCGACATTTGTCCGTTGCTGAATTTGGATTATATTCAATAGTAAAAGTCGTTTTCTCATTTGTCTTTGTGATTTCGTGTGTAGTAAATGATGCCTATATCATTTCCGAAATGAAAGATAACCCTAAAAATGTGGTAATTATTAATTTTATTCGCCATTTATTATACATATTACTGTCAGTTATAATATTTTTTTACTTTGATAATAATATAATTGTTATCTCTATTATGGCCCTGTATTTTTTTCAATTGTCAAATTTGGGTGTGGCAAGGCTAAACTTTTCAAATAGTGGAAAGTTAATTTTATTAATTAACATTTCTTCTCTCTTTATTTCATTGATGATATCATATTTTATATATATATATTCACATGAAATGATAATATCACTACTGATAGTTCTACCTTTATTTTATTTTTTATTGCAAGTTTTTTGTCTTTTTTTTACTGATGTAAGAAAGTTTTACTTCTTATTTTTATATCGGTTCAAGTCTTCTGAGATTAAAGAGAATCTATTATCTGTTTGGCCAATACTTATTACATCCCTTTTGATATTAGCTTATACAAGAGTTGATTATATTGTTATTTCTTATTATTTGACTAAGATTGATTTAGGTATATATGCTGTTTCAGGTCAAATTTCCGAACCTTTTTCTTTTGCTATTTCCGCATATGCATCATCGATAATAATTAAGATAAAAAGTATAGATGATGTAGAAGAGAGAAATCGATATATATCATCTCAGTTAAAGTATGTGCATTTATATTCAATTGTTTTATGCATTATGTTTTATTTCTTTGGGCAGTATTTTATTAGTGTTTTTTTTGGTGATAAATATCTTTCATCTTATATTCCAGCATTTATTTTGTTGTTTGGGAAAATATTTGTTTTTTCCAATCTATTTTTTAGTTTTATTATGATAATAGATAGTAAGTATAAGGTTCGAATGGTTAGGACTTTTTATGGAATAATCGTTAATATTATATTAAACTTTATATTGATACCTTTATTCGGGATCATAGGGGCGGCGGTAGCAACTTCATTATCACAACTGATTACGCTAACGATAATTAACTATTGCTCAGTACAAACCAGGGATTATTTTTATGTTTTTATTAATAGTTTTAGATTGGGAAAATAA
- a CDS encoding glycosyltransferase, which yields MKIVHICNNYVGTKVHANQIENISIDKSVYQNVIVPVYDKNHIGINEIEKDNIEINYIYVNVKFLKFFPLIKLLYITYIIFANFKEIIKSADVIYSHTLWTNGLPCYLASIIYRKKFFITIRSTDVGSFIKFLPHYRPLMKLIIRKASNVIFLTPIYKKRVVNSYPWLFKGISSIYIPNGIDEYWFTKVNNKSKQNQFIFVGRFTKNKNFKTVYKSFMKFYDLNRSYKLLVIGGSESELKHILKVDKLPGCIVVKGKITNIEELSDLYLTSRALVLPSINETFGLVYLEALSRKCPVILSKGEAIDGLFPPCESISTVDSYNVEHIYDALLKYGNDDFEFDFDDDELVSKYSWSSISDKIFNTIK from the coding sequence ATGAAGATTGTACATATTTGTAATAATTATGTCGGCACTAAAGTACATGCAAATCAAATAGAAAATATTTCAATAGATAAATCAGTATATCAAAATGTTATAGTGCCAGTTTATGATAAAAATCATATTGGCATAAATGAAATAGAAAAAGATAATATTGAAATTAACTATATTTATGTTAATGTGAAGTTTCTAAAATTTTTTCCCTTAATAAAATTATTGTACATTACTTATATAATATTTGCTAATTTTAAAGAAATAATAAAATCTGCCGACGTCATTTACTCTCATACACTTTGGACAAACGGCCTACCTTGTTATTTAGCAAGTATAATATATAGAAAAAAGTTTTTCATTACTATAAGGAGTACTGATGTTGGCTCTTTTATAAAATTTCTACCACATTATAGACCTTTGATGAAATTAATTATTAGAAAAGCTTCTAATGTCATATTCCTTACCCCGATTTATAAGAAAAGAGTAGTAAATAGCTACCCTTGGTTATTTAAAGGTATATCATCAATATATATACCTAATGGTATTGACGAATATTGGTTCACTAAAGTTAATAACAAGTCTAAACAGAATCAATTTATTTTTGTAGGAAGGTTTACAAAAAATAAAAACTTTAAAACAGTTTATAAATCATTTATGAAGTTTTATGATTTAAATAGGTCTTATAAGCTTCTCGTAATTGGTGGTAGTGAATCTGAGTTAAAACACATATTAAAAGTTGATAAATTGCCTGGTTGTATAGTTGTAAAGGGGAAAATAACAAACATTGAAGAGTTATCTGACTTATATTTAACATCTAGGGCTCTGGTATTACCATCTATTAATGAAACATTTGGCTTGGTCTATCTAGAGGCTCTTTCTCGTAAATGTCCTGTAATTCTATCAAAAGGTGAAGCAATCGATGGGCTTTTCCCTCCTTGTGAATCTATATCTACTGTTGATAGTTATAATGTTGAGCATATTTATGATGCATTGCTGAAGTATGGTAACGATGACTTTGAGTTTGACTTCGATGATGATGAATTGGTATCTAAATATTCATGGTCAAGTATCTCAGATAAAATATTTAACACGATAAAATAA
- a CDS encoding glycosyltransferase family 2 protein: MLISIITPSYNSVDFIEKTYESIRDQSYSDWEWVITDDCSTDGTFDFIRKLSLSDNRVRVFQNESNSGAAVSRNNSILNAKGEYIAFIDSDDLWSNNKLKKQLDFMESNNIKFCFTSFEVVDLNGNPLSKIVDREKLSPLSYGDMLKKKATLGCSTVMLRRDNFSDISMPLIRTGQDYGLWLKLLKTGELAYHLDIPLTRYRILPNSISRNKVKKAKRQWQIYREIEGLSLIKSFECFCFYAWRAVFRK; this comes from the coding sequence ATGCTTATATCAATAATAACGCCCTCATATAATAGCGTTGATTTTATTGAAAAAACTTATGAGTCAATTCGGGATCAGAGTTATTCTGACTGGGAATGGGTTATTACAGATGATTGTTCCACTGATGGCACATTTGATTTTATTAGAAAATTATCTTTATCTGATAATAGAGTAAGAGTGTTCCAAAATGAAAGTAATTCTGGTGCGGCAGTTTCTAGAAATAATTCAATTCTTAATGCAAAAGGTGAATATATAGCTTTTATTGATAGTGATGATCTTTGGTCTAATAATAAGTTAAAGAAACAATTAGATTTTATGGAGTCTAATAATATTAAATTTTGTTTCACTTCTTTTGAAGTTGTTGATTTAAATGGTAATCCTTTATCGAAGATAGTTGATAGAGAGAAATTATCCCCTCTCTCTTATGGTGATATGCTAAAGAAAAAGGCGACGTTAGGCTGCTCTACCGTAATGCTGAGAAGAGATAATTTCTCAGATATATCTATGCCTTTAATCAGGACTGGACAGGATTATGGTTTGTGGTTGAAATTATTAAAAACTGGGGAGTTGGCTTATCATCTAGATATCCCACTTACAAGATATAGAATTTTGCCCAATTCAATATCTCGAAATAAGGTTAAAAAGGCTAAAAGGCAATGGCAGATTTATAGAGAAATTGAAGGTCTTAGTCTTATCAAGTCATTTGAATGTTTTTGCTTTTACGCTTGGCGAGCAGTTTTTCGTAAATAA
- the wecA gene encoding UDP-N-acetylglucosamine--undecaprenyl-phosphate N-acetylglucosaminephosphotransferase, translated as MIMEMILIFFLSFISLFVTREVAKKIGLVDQPNFRKRHTGAVPLVGGISLYLVTSVYLFFNPNVLAHTGLYFFCITVLIATGALDDKYDISFKLRLGIQAGLALLVMFVTNTSLSHLGNLFGTGDISLGYFGTIFTVFAVIGCINAFNMVDGIDGLLGGLSIVTFAALAILLGLAGQHWAIGLCLTLIVAMVPYICMNLGILGKKRKVFMGDAGSMMIGMTVILLLMGASQQPSVHVIRPITAVWIIAIPLMDMAAIMMRRIRRGHSPFKPDREHLHHICQRLGLTPHQTLAFICFVSAILAGFGVLGEVFQIKESIMLVSFIIAFAAYATTLAYIWRITAFVKHLKGKDKEVFIHQQEGV; from the coding sequence ATGATCATGGAAATGATATTAATATTCTTTTTGTCATTTATTTCCCTATTTGTTACAAGGGAAGTGGCGAAAAAAATAGGACTGGTAGACCAACCAAACTTTCGTAAACGTCATACTGGTGCAGTTCCCCTAGTAGGTGGGATTTCACTCTATCTCGTTACCTCTGTTTACTTATTCTTTAACCCCAATGTATTAGCACATACAGGCTTGTATTTCTTCTGTATTACTGTACTGATTGCAACAGGGGCATTAGATGATAAATATGATATCAGCTTCAAACTTCGCTTGGGCATTCAAGCAGGTTTAGCTTTACTTGTTATGTTTGTCACTAATACCAGCTTGAGCCATCTTGGGAATCTGTTCGGCACTGGCGATATATCGTTAGGCTACTTTGGTACTATTTTTACCGTGTTTGCAGTAATAGGCTGTATTAATGCATTTAATATGGTGGATGGTATTGATGGCTTACTTGGTGGGCTTTCTATTGTGACTTTTGCTGCGCTAGCTATTTTGCTCGGTTTAGCAGGGCAGCACTGGGCAATAGGCCTATGTTTAACTCTTATCGTTGCTATGGTGCCATACATTTGTATGAACCTTGGTATTTTGGGTAAAAAACGCAAAGTATTTATGGGCGATGCCGGTAGCATGATGATCGGCATGACTGTAATTTTGCTATTAATGGGAGCTAGCCAGCAACCCAGCGTTCATGTAATACGCCCAATTACTGCGGTATGGATTATTGCTATTCCATTAATGGATATGGCAGCCATTATGATGCGCCGCATTCGCCGTGGTCACTCCCCATTCAAACCAGATCGTGAGCACTTACACCATATTTGCCAACGCTTAGGGCTAACACCACACCAAACCCTAGCGTTTATTTGCTTTGTCTCTGCCATTTTAGCTGGTTTTGGTGTTTTGGGTGAAGTTTTCCAAATCAAAGAAAGCATTATGCTGGTTAGCTTTATTATCGCCTTTGCTGCTTATGCAACAACATTAGCTTATATTTGGCGCATTACTGCATTTGTTAAACACCTAAAAGGTAAAGATAAAGAAGTTTTTATTCATCAGCAGGAAGGGGTTTGA
- the galU gene encoding UTP--glucose-1-phosphate uridylyltransferase GalU, with translation MIKKCLFPAAGYGTRFLPATKSMPKEMMPVVNKPLIEYGVDEAIHAGMTDMCIVTGRGKHSIMDHFDTNYELEHQINGTSKEVLLEDIRGVMDSASFTYIRQREMKGLGHAILTGKALVGDNPFAVVLADDLCVNEDKGVLAQMAELYNQFRCTIVAVQEVPESETHKYGVISGEMIKDNIFRVDDMVEKPEPGTAPSNMAIIGRYIMTPDIFDLIEQTEPGKGGEIQITDALLKQAQTGCVLAYKFKGKRFDCGSVEGYIEATNYCYENVYQKQNQKKIEPTVVKVKTAEVEMA, from the coding sequence ATGATTAAAAAATGTCTTTTCCCTGCTGCAGGGTACGGAACCCGCTTTTTGCCAGCAACAAAATCAATGCCAAAAGAGATGATGCCAGTGGTAAATAAGCCACTTATTGAGTATGGGGTTGATGAGGCCATTCACGCCGGTATGACGGATATGTGCATTGTCACTGGCCGTGGTAAACATTCGATTATGGACCACTTTGATACTAACTATGAGTTGGAACACCAAATCAACGGCACTTCGAAAGAGGTTCTGCTTGAAGATATTCGTGGTGTGATGGATTCCGCCAGCTTCACTTATATTCGTCAGCGTGAAATGAAAGGCTTAGGTCACGCTATTTTGACTGGTAAAGCTTTAGTGGGTGATAACCCATTTGCTGTCGTGCTCGCTGATGACCTTTGCGTGAATGAAGACAAAGGCGTGTTAGCACAAATGGCAGAGCTGTATAACCAGTTTCGTTGCACCATTGTTGCAGTGCAAGAAGTTCCTGAATCAGAGACCCATAAATATGGCGTGATCTCCGGTGAGATGATTAAAGACAACATCTTCCGTGTGGATGACATGGTGGAGAAACCAGAACCAGGTACTGCGCCAAGTAATATGGCGATTATTGGTCGCTACATTATGACGCCAGATATCTTCGATTTAATTGAACAAACTGAACCAGGCAAAGGCGGTGAAATTCAAATTACCGATGCCCTGCTTAAACAAGCTCAAACTGGTTGTGTTTTGGCTTACAAGTTTAAAGGTAAGCGTTTCGATTGCGGTAGTGTGGAAGGCTACATTGAAGCGACTAACTACTGTTATGAAAACGTCTATCAGAAACAAAACCAGAAAAAGATTGAGCCTACTGTTGTAAAAGTGAAAACAGCAGAAGTTGAAATGGCATAA
- the gmd gene encoding GDP-mannose 4,6-dehydratase, producing the protein MSKKVALITGITGQDGSYLTEFLVEKGYEVHGIIRRASSFNTERIDAVCEVSDQVHLHYGDLSDSSNLIRLIKEIQPDEVYNLGAMSHVAVSFESPEYAADVDALGTIRLLEAIRINGLEKKTRFYQASTSELYGEVQEIPQRETTPFHPRSPYAVAKMYAYWITVNYRESYGMYACNGILFNHESPRRGETFVTRKITRVISNISQGLEDCLYLGNMDSLRDWGHAKDYVRMQWMMLQQDSADDFVIATGKQISVREFVRMSAKEAGIELTFSGQGVDEIATVTAVESDKAPAVKVGDVIVRVNPKFFRPAEVETLLGDPTKAKEKLGWVPEISVEELCAEMVANDMNKAKQHALLKAHGFDVSVTKEA; encoded by the coding sequence ATGTCGAAAAAAGTAGCACTGATTACAGGGATTACGGGTCAAGATGGTTCGTATTTGACTGAGTTTCTTGTTGAAAAAGGGTATGAAGTGCACGGTATTATCCGTCGGGCTTCATCTTTTAACACGGAACGTATCGATGCAGTCTGCGAAGTCAGTGATCAAGTTCATCTTCATTATGGTGACTTGAGTGACTCCTCTAATCTGATCCGGTTAATTAAAGAAATTCAGCCGGACGAGGTGTATAACCTTGGGGCAATGTCTCATGTGGCAGTTTCTTTTGAATCGCCAGAATATGCAGCGGATGTTGATGCGTTAGGCACTATTCGTTTGCTTGAGGCTATTCGTATTAACGGATTAGAAAAGAAAACACGTTTTTATCAAGCGTCTACTTCAGAATTGTATGGGGAAGTGCAAGAGATTCCTCAACGAGAAACTACTCCTTTTCATCCCCGCTCTCCTTATGCTGTGGCCAAAATGTATGCTTATTGGATTACGGTAAATTACCGAGAGTCTTATGGTATGTACGCTTGCAACGGTATTCTGTTTAATCATGAATCCCCTCGTCGTGGAGAGACGTTTGTAACTCGTAAAATCACACGTGTTATTTCCAATATTTCTCAGGGGCTTGAAGATTGCTTGTATCTTGGGAATATGGATTCATTGCGAGATTGGGGACATGCCAAAGATTATGTGCGTATGCAGTGGATGATGTTGCAACAAGACTCGGCTGACGATTTCGTTATTGCAACAGGTAAGCAGATTTCTGTCCGGGAGTTTGTACGAATGTCCGCGAAAGAAGCAGGTATTGAATTAACTTTCTCAGGACAGGGGGTGGATGAAATTGCCACTGTCACTGCTGTAGAAAGTGATAAAGCACCTGCAGTTAAAGTCGGTGATGTGATTGTTCGAGTTAATCCTAAGTTCTTCCGCCCTGCGGAAGTCGAAACGTTGCTCGGAGATCCTACCAAAGCAAAAGAAAAACTGGGTTGGGTTCCTGAAATTTCAGTCGAAGAGCTTTGCGCAGAAATGGTTGCAAATGATATGAATAAAGCAAAACAGCATGCCTTACTTAAAGCACATGGTTTTGATGTGTCGGTAACTAAAGAGGCCTAG
- a CDS encoding GDP-L-fucose synthase family protein → MKIFITGGSGMVGRNLCTLALAAGHEVFAPRRDELDLSNYQAVRDYLQECAPDVVIHCAGLVGGIQANIAAPYDFCFQNLQMGMNVVQGAYESGIKNLINLGSSCMYPRFGQNPLTEDQVLSGELEPTNEGYAVAKVAVARLAEYLNRQFNLNYKTYIPCNLYGYWDKFDPLKAHMIPAVIRKLDDAVKANAKTVDIWGDGLSRREFMFAEDLADFVLFSLTCFDDVPSLINVGIGSDHTINEYYQAIADVVGFSGEFKHDLSKPAGMKQKLVDVSKQTALGWVPKTSISDGIKKTYQFYLNEVL, encoded by the coding sequence ATGAAAATTTTTATAACGGGTGGCTCGGGCATGGTTGGGCGCAACTTATGTACATTGGCTTTGGCTGCTGGACATGAAGTTTTTGCTCCTAGACGCGATGAATTAGACTTATCTAATTATCAAGCTGTGCGTGATTATCTCCAAGAATGTGCTCCTGATGTCGTCATTCACTGTGCTGGTTTAGTTGGTGGGATCCAAGCTAATATTGCCGCGCCTTATGACTTTTGTTTCCAGAATCTTCAAATGGGAATGAATGTTGTGCAGGGCGCTTATGAAAGTGGGATTAAAAATCTCATTAATCTAGGCAGTTCTTGTATGTATCCAAGATTTGGTCAGAACCCTTTAACCGAAGATCAAGTTCTATCTGGTGAGTTAGAGCCTACAAATGAAGGATATGCTGTTGCCAAGGTAGCGGTTGCTCGATTGGCTGAATATCTCAATCGTCAGTTCAATCTAAATTACAAAACATATATTCCATGTAATTTATATGGTTACTGGGATAAGTTTGATCCTTTAAAGGCTCATATGATTCCAGCGGTCATTCGTAAACTGGATGATGCGGTAAAAGCTAATGCGAAAACGGTAGACATTTGGGGCGATGGATTATCTCGTCGAGAATTTATGTTTGCTGAAGATTTAGCTGATTTTGTATTGTTTTCTTTAACTTGTTTTGACGATGTTCCTAGCTTGATTAATGTGGGGATCGGTTCAGATCATACAATCAACGAATATTACCAAGCGATTGCTGATGTAGTTGGTTTTTCTGGTGAGTTTAAACATGATTTGTCTAAACCTGCTGGTATGAAACAAAAATTAGTAGATGTCTCAAAGCAAACTGCTTTGGGATGGGTTCCAAAGACATCGATATCTGATGGTATCAAGAAAACGTACCAATTTTATCTTAATGAGGTTTTATGA
- a CDS encoding DegT/DnrJ/EryC1/StrS family aminotransferase, producing the protein MMLPLATSTWDDKEYQAIQSVVDSGMFSMGKRVAEFEKDFAQYVGSRYCVMVNSGSSANLLAIAAMFYRKENALKPGDEVIVPAVSWSTTYYPLHQYGLKLKFVDIDQNTLNLDLNQLEAAITDKTRAIFSVNLLGNPVDYPKLQALIADKNIVLLEDNCESMGATIEGKQAGTFGLMGTYSAFFSHHISTMEGGMVVTDDEELYHIMLSVRAHGWTRNLPKDNLVCEKSDNPFEESFRFVLPGYNLRPLDMSGALGVEQLKKLPAIVAGRRDNAAYFQEIFAGVEGISIQSEVGASSWFGFALLVHAGKEKRNAIVSALQMKGVDCRPIVAGNFVRNEVVNYFDYEVHGELTVADFITDCGFFIGNHHYDVKEALLAIKNVIVSELAG; encoded by the coding sequence ATGATGCTTCCTTTAGCTACTTCAACATGGGATGACAAAGAATATCAAGCTATTCAGAGCGTGGTTGATAGTGGCATGTTTAGTATGGGTAAACGTGTTGCTGAGTTTGAAAAAGATTTTGCTCAATATGTCGGTAGTCGTTATTGCGTAATGGTGAATTCAGGTTCTTCTGCGAACTTATTAGCAATTGCTGCAATGTTTTATCGCAAAGAGAATGCTTTGAAGCCTGGGGATGAAGTTATTGTTCCGGCTGTTTCTTGGTCAACAACGTACTATCCTCTTCACCAGTATGGTTTAAAGTTAAAATTTGTCGATATTGATCAAAATACGTTGAATTTGGATCTTAACCAACTGGAAGCCGCAATTACGGATAAAACTCGAGCTATTTTTTCTGTTAACCTGCTAGGCAATCCAGTTGATTATCCGAAGTTACAAGCGTTAATTGCCGATAAAAATATAGTGTTACTAGAAGACAATTGTGAATCCATGGGAGCAACAATTGAAGGTAAGCAAGCTGGTACATTCGGCTTAATGGGAACTTACAGTGCGTTCTTTAGTCACCATATTTCGACAATGGAAGGCGGTATGGTTGTCACTGATGATGAAGAACTGTACCACATTATGCTTTCCGTTCGTGCCCATGGTTGGACCCGTAATTTACCTAAAGATAATCTGGTTTGTGAGAAAAGTGACAACCCATTTGAAGAATCTTTTCGGTTTGTATTACCAGGCTACAACCTGCGACCTTTAGATATGTCTGGGGCTCTTGGTGTTGAACAGCTTAAAAAATTGCCAGCTATTGTCGCAGGGCGAAGAGATAATGCTGCTTACTTCCAGGAAATATTTGCAGGTGTAGAGGGTATTTCTATTCAAAGTGAAGTTGGTGCTAGTAGTTGGTTCGGTTTTGCATTATTAGTCCATGCAGGAAAAGAGAAACGTAATGCGATCGTGTCTGCTCTTCAGATGAAAGGTGTGGATTGTCGACCTATTGTGGCTGGTAATTTTGTTCGCAACGAAGTTGTGAACTATTTTGACTATGAAGTGCATGGTGAATTGACAGTTGCAGATTTTATTACGGATTGTGGCTTCTTTATTGGTAACCACCATTATGATGTTAAAGAAGCTCTTCTAGCAATTAAAAACGTGATTGTGTCTGAATTGGCTGGTTAA
- a CDS encoding GDP-mannose mannosyl hydrolase, whose amino-acid sequence MFLTDDQFKNVIEYTPLVSIDLVVCNMSGQILVGKRNNRPAKGDWFVPGGRVLKNEALHQAFKRLSLKELGVEFSMSNASFLGVFEHFYDDCFFDEFISTHYVVLAYQLNIDEHSLCLQDEQHCEYRWMDIASLLSSDSVHQNTKRYFERECL is encoded by the coding sequence ATGTTTTTGACGGACGATCAGTTTAAGAACGTCATTGAGTATACTCCGCTAGTTTCTATTGATTTGGTTGTTTGTAATATGAGTGGCCAAATTCTGGTGGGCAAGCGAAATAATCGCCCTGCGAAGGGCGATTGGTTTGTTCCTGGTGGTAGAGTACTGAAAAATGAAGCATTGCACCAAGCGTTTAAGCGCTTATCGCTTAAAGAGTTAGGTGTCGAGTTCTCAATGTCTAATGCATCGTTTTTAGGTGTATTCGAACATTTTTATGACGATTGCTTTTTTGATGAATTTATATCAACTCACTATGTTGTTTTGGCCTATCAGTTGAATATTGATGAGCATTCTTTGTGCTTACAAGATGAGCAGCATTGTGAATATCGCTGGATGGATATAGCCAGCCTACTAAGTTCTGATTCTGTGCACCAAAATACAAAGCGTTATTTTGAAAGGGAATGTTTATGA